Within Mercenaria mercenaria strain notata chromosome 15, MADL_Memer_1, whole genome shotgun sequence, the genomic segment AAGTTGCTATCCGGTCTTTAGAATTTGCTGTAAATTTTGAAAGTGTGAAAACTAAAAGGGCAAACTAGTTTATCGATATGTCATTTAATATatgtcaatgtttttttattgCACTGCTTACTAATTTTCTAATCTAAAACGatataagaaacaaaacataCCTTTAATGCATGTAACAATTTCTGACCAAGATCCATCATGTTGACATGTCATTCCGTTTTGTGATGATAAAACATAACCCTGATCGCAATAAAAGTTGTGTAAAATTTCTCCTGGGAAGAGAATTGTTCTCCAATCTTTAAAATTTGCTGTATGATTTGGAAGTGTGCAAGCTAAAAGGGAAAATCAATAACATTTAATATGCGTCAATGTTTTTTTCGCAATGCTTAATAATTTTCTCATCTAAAAcgataaaagaaacaaaacatacatCGAACAATTTTTGACCATGATCCATTATGCCGATATACCATTCTTTTTTATGGTGATTGAACATAACCCTGATCacaataaaaattgtttaaagcttCTTCAACTAAAAGTGCAAATAGataatatttaaagtatttttttcacaCTTGTTATTTATTCATTATCTAAATCGATTTAAGTAACAAAACATACCTTGAATGCACATAACAATATCTGACCATGAACCATTATGTCGACATGTCATTCCGTTTTCTGATGACAGAACATAACCCTGACCgcaataaaagttgtttaaagtttccCCAGGGTTGAAAGTTGTTCTCCAATCATTAACATTTGCTGCATGATTTGGAAGTGTGCAacctaaaaatgtaaataaataaaatttattattacatattcgtttctattccccgttaagttacaatggtacatgaaatgtcaatattttcgatacactgacgcctgaatttcataacGTAATATTAATTTAATGTGTGTTGCAGTAATGATTtaattgtcaatcttattcaggctaatGAACAAACTCATAATATTTGCATtgcatttatacgtgtagatacgtttgtaataaaaaggccattatctttgcatcggaaaatatgcattCGTTCTTTAGCGAAcggatattgcgctcctaaagtcgcgcaatatttccgctgcagaaatCGTGCATATATCCCAATAGAAAGCTAAAAACCTAAAAATATATCTAATTGTTTTTTCACACTACTTAATTGTTTCTTAATCTAAAACGATTTAAGTAACAAAACATACCTTGAATGCACGTAACAATTTCTGACCATGATCCATCATGTCGACATGTCATTCCGTTTTGTGATGATAGAACATAACCCTTATCGCAataaaagtcgtttaaagtttCTCCAGGGTTGAAAGTTGTTCTCCAATCTTTAGACTTAGCTGCATGATTGGGAAGTATGCAAACTAAAAGGgcaaataaataacatttaatatatgtcaatgttttttttttcgcactgCCTAATTATTTTCTCATCTGAAAcgataaaagaaacaaaacataccTTGAATTCATGTAACAATTTTTGACCGTGATCCATCATGCCGACATACCATTCTTTTTTATGGTGATGGAACATAACCTGATCACAATGAAAATTGTTTAAAGCTTCTTCAACTAAAGGTGcaaataaataatattcaaactattttttcacacttcttaatttttttattatttaaattgatttaagtaACAAAACATACCTTTCACGCATGTAACAATTTCTGACCAAGATCCATCATGTCGACATGTCATTCCGTGTAGTGATGATAGAACATAACCCTGATCGCAataaaagtcgtttaaagtttCTCCAGGGTTGAAAGTTGTTCTCCAATCTTTAGAATTAGCTGCATGATTGGGAAGTGTGCAAACTAAAAGggcaaataaataatatttattataatatttgttttttcgcactgctatttttttttacctgaaacgatataagaaacaaaacataacTTTAATGCATGCATCAATTTCTCTAATGCTTtaattgtcaatcttattcaggttAATAAACacattcataatatttacattgcaTTTATACGtatagatacgtatgtaataaaaaggttatcatctttgcatcgggaaatatgcatgcGTTCTTTAGCGAaaaaatattgcgctcctaaagtcgcgcaatatttccgcgcAGAAATCGTGCATATATCCCAATAGAaggctaataacctataaatatatctaattgtttttttttcacactgcttttttttcttaatctaaaacgatttatatatcaaaatatacctTGAATGCACGTAACAATTTCTGACCATGATCCATCATGTCGACATGTCATTCCGTTTTGTGATGATAGAACATAACCCTGATCGCAataaaagtcgtttaaagtttCTCCAGGGTTGAAAGTTGTTCTCCAATCTTTAGAATTAGCTGCATGATTGGGAAGTGTGCAAACTAAAAGggcaaataaataatatttattataatatctgTTTTTTTCGCACTGCTATTTTTTCTTGATCTGAAACGatataagaaacaaaacataCCTTGAATGCATGTAACAATTTCTGACCATGATCCATCATGTCGACATGTCATTCCGTTTTGTGATGATAGAACATAACCCTGATTgcaataaaagttgtttaaaatttcttCAGGGCTGAAAGTTGTTCTTCGGTCTTTAGAATTTGCTGCATGATTTGGAAGCGTGCAACctaaacaatgtaaataaatagcattgatttttttttccgcACTGCTTAATAATTCTCTTCGTCTAAAAcgatataaatacaaaatatacctTTGATGCATGCAACAATTTCTGACCACGATCCATCATGTCGACACGTCATtcaattttatgaccatatcgcAGTCACAGTTGTTTAATGTTTTAGAGCTGCAAGTTGTTCTCTGATATTTATTTGCTTCATGATTTGGAAGTGGGCAAGCTAATATTGCAAATTACTGAATATATTATATTCTTTTGTTTTCGCACTGTTTAGCTTTTTTCTTCACCTTAAATGGTATCATAAACAAAATATACCTTTAATGCATGTAACaatttctgaccaagttccatcaTGTCGACATGTCATTCCTGTTTTGGATGACAGAACATAACCATGGCCgcaaaaaaagttgtttaaagtttctcCAGGACCGAATGTTGTTCCTTGACCTTTGTAAGTTGCTGCATTATTCGGAAGTGTGCAGCCTAAAAgtacaaataaataacatttaataggTGTATCTGCATTGTCGCATTGTGTACAAATTTTAACGGAAAAGAATATACTGACCACTATAAGTTATACCTTTAAATTActttataaaatgatatatacattgtatataaaaactATATGATTGACACCTAAAACATAAATGAGTCATAAGGGAGATAGCCATCCAAAACTGGATGTCGATGGATAAATTAGAACGGTTTGGGAGAATGCTTCCAGGGAAAAAATAATGAACGTTACATGTAACTCTggttcatttttaatatatatctgGAGATATCTCCCTTTTTggattttaatataataaatcaagCCTTTGAAAATCATGTGCAGGCCCAGGTCTTCGGACGTTATCGGTAGTTATGCTACTCTATACACACTTGTGTGGCTTATCTGATGTAAATTCGagcaaaatgtttgataaagttcACCTATGTTTTTAATGATTGCTTTAAGGTAAATGAATGTCATAACTATTTAGACTTAATTAAAGGTACAAGCAGTCTGGTGGGAAAAGAAAAGGAGATCAAACAAAATATCTTGTATATTAACTAAGAGACAGCAGTCTACTGGACTTCTACTTAATATATAACTACTGATTCCAGGTTTTCGAGCGTAGCAAGAGcagaaaaattcatttaaaatgccCTGCGGTCTGAATTCTAGGCTTTCCATGATATATGCTTGCCTTTTTCAGGTTGGTACTTTCGGTGCGCCCTGTATCAAATATACTCAGTagtatgtatgtttgtttgtttgtttgtttgtttgtatgtatgtgtAGGATTTTGTTTTAAAGCTGCGGGGCAAGTTGGCGGAGACTGCGATATAGTGAACCATATCCTGTAAAATCTGGTATTTTAAATGCTAAATCCCACAGTTATCTAGGTTAAAATAGGAATAAATGTCTGTCATCATATGTTTAGCAATTTTATCACCAGAGAcaaacattatttcatcataaaaattaaaaaaatatcaataatatcaatgttatttcattgttttagtCATTCTTTTTGAGACCTGTTTACAACAAAAtggtcattttttgtttttaaaacgtgTTGCACGCGTTGTGTATGAGATGGATTTGGGCGTCCTCCgcatgaaaatattgaaatttgtacATGGCAAAACGGAATTAAGAAAATTTGAACACTAAAAATATGGTGGTCAGTTACTCTCGATTtaagttttattatttcaaattagcCTTGGAAAAAAAGAGATTGCTTTGAGCAggaatttttttattatgatGCTAGATCTTTGTTGCAGCATCAACGATTATTTCATGTTCTAGTAAGTTTTTATGATAAAGTTAATATTCTTATcaataagaagaagaaaaaaaaaaaaaaaaaaaaaaaagactaaataCCTATCGCATTATCAATAAGAAGGAAAGATATATACACTCAAAAGGTGGTTCTCTCCAACTCCACCTCCCTGCTCTGATACCTATGAATACACTACAGGTTACGGTTCATACATTGAAACTAGTATAACACAATGCAGTCAAAATTAACCTTCCGCTACCTTTAATACTTCCAAATTGATCTCGCACACTTCTTCAGTATAGTGTAATATTTAAACTTTGATGGAAATGCTTTTCTTCCATAATAATGCAGAAAGAGTGTAATCTTATAAGGTAATTATGATACACTAAATCTTAAAGCAGTAACGCCTTTCAGACTAATGGACATAATGTTTATTCAATGATCTAACAACGTTATATAATGTATCATATCTGACAAATCACATAGAAAAACAAGCGGGAAAGGATAGATGTGCATTAGTCCTTAACATATATTGAAGACACGGTGTCGGATTAGATTTACAGTTGCCAGACGGCTCGGTTTCTCAACTGACAGGCTTTGAGTCCCAGTTCGACTTCTTCACTTTGTAACATTGAAACCCTTTGACCACCGTTTCACTCAATCTGACACAAAACGTTCTGATATTCAAGATCATGGAGTAAATCCCTAAAATACTTGTGCTAAAGTCGGTATTAAAACGCATGCACCAGCATAACACTTTTTATTTTTCTACACAGGCTCGAACTAGGTTGTAACTTATTGTTTTGCTTTACTGCGTTATGTGctacaaaataattttagtagTAAAATTTGTCTTAGACTTATGACAACATATCTGACTTAATAAAGTTCTGCTTACCTTCAGGACAATCTAGATCAAAATCAGATAACGTGTTGTTCGTGCAAGTTATCGTTGATGTTGAATTGTTATCATAATCGTAATCATAATTCGTGTAATACTCATAGAAATCCAGTGTTGTACATGCTACTGTCAATGTAGTTCCATCAGAAATCTGTGAGATCGATATAAACAAGTTCACCTCGTGTAAATGTCAAAAATAAGTTCAATGTAGTTCCATCAGATATACGTGAGATCGACATAAATAATCTATTTTGTAAATGCCTTAGGACAATTTAAAAAGCAGTTCTGTCCTGAATTTCTTAGGCTTTTTCCCCTATAAAACTACCACCCGTAAAAGGAAGCATTCCCAAAGCAAAAACgtatgttttgtttctttctaaTGCTGAACTTCAAATTCTtaaaccaattttgtttttgtttttaactgtAAATCTATACTCATTAGATTTAGTAAACAGCTACCAAGATACAATCAcaccttttaaaatgtcattcaAGAAGAAACCGATTATATTATGTTAAGTGTCCATTATTCGCAATTAATACAAATTACATAGGTGTTTTCCCTATTGTATTGGTGTTGGCGGTATTCTCAAAATGATGAGATAAAGGCCTGGTGTGTTTGGTGGCgataaatttaaaatgatacgTTGCGATAACTGCCTTTTTTCGCCAAAGAATATTGCCAATGACGTTTAGATAAGCACGTAGATCGTGGACGCTCATATTTAGCCTTTGCCTCAGTGTAGGTAAGATAGATTTGGGGTTTAAAGCTAAAGGATTTTtttcttgcacaatttttaaaagTAACATATCATAAAAGTAATTGTTGTAGGAAGTTTTGAAACGAAGTATGTCACACATTTATCCGCGTATGTTTGTAATGCATTACTTTAGGATGCGTAATGGAGACGACGTGCGAGTAATCGCGACCAAATACGGTTCTTGAGAACTGAAactcataattcattttgtagaaGCCCCCTGTGTGTCCCGTTTGACAAACACAACAGCACGAAGGTAGCGTACACCAGATATTATTattaaagttacttaaattaaagaaaatccCTTTAAATAAGCATAATGAACAGTTATATGTGATGAACAAATGATTTCATACAATTCATTTAACTAATCATTGAGTCGAGTTTTATCTTTTTTCACATTAGATCTAATATGTGACATGATATTTATGCACAGAAACAAGATGTATCTTAATCCACTGCATGAAATGTGTTTATTTGTTTCCGCAGGCGGAAAGACATCAGCCGGTTGACTATCAGTGTCCTCAAGAGggaatatatgagcaaagctttattataataaatagctGATCAAACTGCTCCCGGTTATACCTTAGTAGATATTATTGACATTCGACATATACATAAATTGCATTCTAAACCTTGCGTTATGAAAGTATAACAATAATcatgaaataaattcaaatgtaaaactaaatGAAATTAAACTACTAATAATACAGGAACTAAAGAGTACTACAAGTACAAAGTACATACAAATGAGCCTGGATCTTTGTCAAAACCATCATTGTCCGTGTAAGTATATCGTGGATCATCAGACAGTGTACAACCTGCAGATATCAATAAATGTCGTGAGCTACTGCCCAAAGACAACCTTCTTTCACAACCTTCCGAAACCAGACGACACTATATTGAAAAATTTGTAACAGAACATCATTAACCTATTGATAGGATTATACATTTGTGCATGTATGAATCAATTTAAAAAGTAACATTTGCATGAAAcgaaaaccaaataaaaacatCCAGTATCATGATAGTGCTGAAAAAAGTACCAGTACTGAACACtggtcgggatatcagccgcaacctTGAATCAAACCCGGACCGCTGTAGCCCAGTCTGCTAACTTCTGCGCCACTCACTCTCTATCAAC encodes:
- the LOC123548991 gene encoding sushi, von Willebrand factor type A, EGF and pentraxin domain-containing protein 1-like isoform X2, whose amino-acid sequence is MTCRHDGSWSEIVTCIGGCTLSDDPRYTYTDNDGFDKDPGSFISDGTTLTVACTTLDFYEYYTNYDYDYDNNSTSTITCTNNTLSDFDLDCPEGCTLPNNAATYKGQGTTFGPGETLNNFFCGHGYVLSSKTGMTCRHDGTWSEIVTCIKVCTLPNHAANSKDWRTTFNPGETLNDFYCDQGYVLSSQNGMTCRHDGSWSEIVTCIQVCTLPNHAANSKDWRTTFNPGETLNDFYCDQGYVLSSLHGMTCRHDGSWSEIVTCVKVCILPNHAAKSKDWRTTFNPGETLNDFYCDKGYVLSSQNGMTCRHDGSWSEIVTCIQGCTLPNHAANVNDWRTTFNPGETLNNFYCGQGYVLSSENGMTCRHNGSWSDIVMCIQACTLPNHTANFKDWRTILFPGEILHNFYCDQGYVLSSQNGMTCQHDGSWSEIVTCIKDNSDVSCGMTKPQLTKLSGQEARYEEDAKRHAWPWMAELRTGVKHVCGGSLIKNNWILTAAHCFTSKRVVSKIHLKKLERNNADYDDYNVEKENIYIHEQYNEEVRPKHLYDIALVNLKKNITATPAVLPVCLWNDVIKNETDNTDYKTFFESEKRYGVVTGWGNGDTEEDLADTLKQMQLEIKHPNVCEANLSEDQKKDVNGSLMFCAGGTDEVNGEVKIIDTCTGDSGGPFVVRHPLNENKYIQIGIVSFGFGCKEEGKFGFYTKLTEELLTWIDDTIKNAEQKKQ
- the LOC123548991 gene encoding C4b-binding protein alpha chain-like isoform X1; the encoded protein is MTCRHDGSWSEIVTCIGGCTLSDDPRYTYTDNDGFDKDPGSFISDGTTLTVACTTLDFYEYYTNYDYDYDNNSTSTITCTNNTLSDFDLDCPEGCTLPNNAATYKGQGTTFGPGETLNNFFCGHGYVLSSKTGMTCRHDGTWSEIVTCIKGCTLPNHAANSKDRRTTFSPEEILNNFYCNQGYVLSSQNGMTCRHDGSWSEIVTCIQVCTLPNHAANSKDWRTTFNPGETLNDFYCDQGYVLSSQNGMTCRHDGSWSEIVTCIQVCTLPNHAANSKDWRTTFNPGETLNDFYCDQGYVLSSLHGMTCRHDGSWSEIVTCVKVCILPNHAAKSKDWRTTFNPGETLNDFYCDKGYVLSSQNGMTCRHDGSWSEIVTCIQGCTLPNHAANVNDWRTTFNPGETLNNFYCGQGYVLSSENGMTCRHNGSWSDIVMCIQACTLPNHTANFKDWRTILFPGEILHNFYCDQGYVLSSQNGMTCQHDGSWSEIVTCIKDNSDVSCGMTKPQLTKLSGQEARYEEDAKRHAWPWMAELRTGVKHVCGGSLIKNNWILTAAHCFTSKRVVSKIHLKKLERNNADYDDYNVEKENIYIHEQYNEEVRPKHLYDIALVNLKKNITATPAVLPVCLWNDVIKNETDNTDYKTFFESEKRYGVVTGWGNGDTEEDLADTLKQMQLEIKHPNVCEANLSEDQKKDVNGSLMFCAGGTDEVNGEVKIIDTCTGDSGGPFVVRHPLNENKYIQIGIVSFGFGCKEEGKFGFYTKLTEELLTWIDDTIKNAEQKKQ